From Daucus carota subsp. sativus chromosome 6, DH1 v3.0, whole genome shotgun sequence:
AACCTATGCGGATAGCTGGatgaaaaaaatgtttatatGTTATCATGGATAGTACATCAAAAACAGTTTGGTAGTTTTTCGCaacttttattcttttttttcagACATACCCTTTTCGCAAAATATTTTGTAGActataaaattcaataaatttgttGGTTATCTATCCTATTTGGGAAGAAAtgcctttattttattttaattcattttttgcATTATGTTAAACTAGTACATTGACTACCTTTCGTGGTCATGTTTCTGCAACTCTGCAAggtttatactatgattatgTTGCAGAAATGTACATTTGTGGACTTCACCCTGGCATCATTACTTGTATAATTTTGCAATGAGGACAGTTGCAGTTGCATTGCAGCTGCACCTGTATAATTGTTAATCCAAATACCTAACACATGGTCTGAGATTTCGATTCAAGTTCACCGGGCCAATTAACCATGAATCAAACGCCACCTAAGATTACGTTGCAGAAATTTCATTGTGGACTTCCCCATGGCAtcattatttgtttaatattgtAATGGGGACAGCTGCACTTCTCTACAAAATCATCAGGATCATAATTACAGCTTTAAGCTTGTACACGATTAACAGCTTGGAATTATGAAAGATTATATAATACTATTGTAAGTTGGTTACTGGAAGTACTTGCCATTGCAACTACCAAGTTTTAATCGATGATTTTTACTTTCGGTGGAAATAATGAACTGGCATAGACTAGTTCGCAAGTATTTGCTTTACACTGCTCTTTCTTTTTATACTTATAATTATTATCACACTGTGGAAGACAAAGAAACAACTGCTTTCCATGTAGGAACAGGGTCAAGATCGGCACAAGTCCTATCATTTTTCGATTCTGATCATCAAGTGTTTCAATTCTGAGGAGAAATCTCTCTGTGAAACACTATTCGAATTTCGCTCGATCATCGACACACTTCATGAATATGGATACAATTCTTTTGGTCTGAATATGTCCCGTTTATACAGATAAATAGGGTGTTCAGTTCATAGTTAACGAGTATGGTTAACGAAAATCGAAATCTCAATCTCATGCACAAGTGTTTGgattatttatttggttatatGAAATGAAAACTCAATCCTTTTGGGTAGTAAAATCCTACCATTCTCATTTCTTGGATTTTCATATCACTTTCACTTCCCATACCCTTCAATTACATTCTCTATTCTCATTCGTAACTTTAATCCAAACGCCCCAAGAGTGTTTCAGTTTATACAGATTCCGATTTCAGGCTTATGAAAAAGAATATAGGATTAATGGTATTGGATCTCAGCAACAACTAATTAGTCAAGGGtgaaattttctttcttttcatgaTTTTCATGTGATCACATGCAGTAAGGTGGACGTGGACCAGCTGCTACTACTACATATTACTGTAATAATAATGCAGATTCATTGACCAGTTCAAATAGAATGGGTGCAAAAACCCTGATTGACAATTGATTCACAAAGGAGAGGTGGGTGCTATACTCATTCGGGTACAAGTGGGCCAAATTTGACTTTAAAAAGAGGATCAAGTTATGAATCTATTAGTACATGGATGCAAGCTAAAGATGATTAAATCAtgaatctgttaaatgtatgcAAGCTGGTGAGGCCTAAATTGGTTTCGGTGCTTATCAGAGGTTCTTTTGGACTTCATTATGAGTCGCACGACTCGAGAGCATGTCCAGTATTGTGTCAAGATGATGCTGTAGACTAAAATTTAAGTAGAGATAACTAGGGTTGTCGGGAAAATTCGGAAATTTTGATATCTGTTCGAAAATTTCATActcatatttgaataaaagcGCATAAAATAGACATAATAGATAGTATTCAAACAAATTCTCTGTTGTGTATCTATCACACAACTCCCTACTTTTATCATACACAAGACAAATTATTTCAGTTAtagatattataaatattttaatcataatttatttcaaatcctatttatgataattaccttttttttctatattgGATAGAAATCTCCTTAATTCAAAATTACTTTACTTATCATACATAAGATATTTTATCATATTAGAATTTTTAACTTGTTTACAAATTTGAGATCGTCCCCAACAAtaagaataatttataaatttgaccgaacACAATAGATAACAATTCGGATATTTAtgcaaaattatcaaatattcgGACAATTCCATTTCATATCCAATCCCATTATCATCGAAAATCTGAATAGTAACTAAGTTTTGGCATTTCATATAACTTTCGATAAcatggaataaaattttataatttagcaAACTAATATATGTGTAAATAACcttgtcaaaaagaaaaaaaaatgtgtaTAACAATCTTGTACTACCTAAAACTTactaaaataaacataataaaataattcaattttagAAAGAAGCCGGTAACTTTACAAACTTAacgagaaaaacaaaaaaaactttcGAAATCGAAACAGCCAAGCTCCAATGATCGATGGCAGAATTATAAAGTCGACCACGAGATGAGAACGTTTTACGAAGAGGCCGCCCCTATAAGAGGTAGTTTTCTCCTTTTGATGGGAGCAGGGCCCACTTCACTTTGCCGTTATATATATTCCCGCCAAGCACCGAAAAGCAGACTATTTACTACACGACGACTCTCCTTTTTTTACGTGTCCATTGTACCACTGTATTGCCCAGCAAAATACTACTTACTCATACACTATTGACCAATGGCCAATCAAGTGGCATGGTCAACAAACTGCTTCATTATAGAAGCTTAGATTAGATTACGGTTTTTATAAGTTCTGATATTGGCATAATATTTctagatatttaaaataataattttattataaatttaatattttaaatatgtatgtgATAAGTCCAGATTTTGATAGATGGCTCAAGAAACTGATTCGTTTTAGTAGACATATCAGACATGAGCTGCAGATAAATATATAGGGGTTGTCTGgataaatttagaaaataaacaTGAAATGAACTAAATGTGAGaaataaattaagacttataaataattaaactattTAGAAAAGAAgtcgaaattttaaaataaaaggtaGCATTCTCTGTTTTTATAATTACTTCTATCATTTTACACAAACATGTAAAAAAACGTAGTAACGGATTAACTGGAAAAGAAGCACTTATGCTCCATCTCTTAATACTACatccgtctcttaatacttttcatgtttgcttttatcacgtttgccaacacgcacttttgatcattaatatctttaatttcgtattagtattaaatacaaaaacttcaccgtattaaagtacttatgaatacgaatccaataagatcactcatgactatatttagtcttataaattagacgtaaattagtaatttgtctcatgttatgaacagtcccgacatttcaaacgggaaaagtaaatagaaacggagggagtacaaaactACAAAGATGTAAATATAAGTTAATTTAGAATGAGTATGTCCCCTAAAATCACATGTTACGAGTACTAAGATCGTCTAGATTATGGATTGTTCAATTAAATCACATTTACATCGCACCCTGCACCATATGTTTAACAAGGTAACCGAACCTAGTCATAATCCGGAGTCATAATTAGTGAGAAAATATGCTTGGATCCAAGTACGTTTTTATTTTAACTCTAGTGAAGTGGAGTAGTTTACAAAATCAAACAGCTGGTGTAACACATATTCTTAGTACAGTCCTAAATATTGTACACGGTCCCCATGGTATGTAGATGAATACTCGAACATACAAATACAAACATACATATAAGAAGAAAGGACAAGCGTGACACCCTCTCTGATAAATCACTTCCTTTTCCTTCAATTTTTGAGAACCGAGCTCTGTTTTATTTCCCCTTTCCTCTGTTCACTCCTCCACATTTTTACAGACAAGACCATTTGTTTTTCTCTCTTTTGTGGTCTTGTAGAATGagaagatgaaaatgatggTTCTTGATGGCTACAATGAGTCTGGTTCTTTTTGCTTGGATTCTCTGTATTGTGAAGAAGAAGAGGTGGGGATTGAGAGCTTAGTAGAAGAAGATGGGCTTGTTGGTGCTGAGGATCTTGAGCGAGATTTGTGTTGGGATGTTGAAGAGCTTGAGTCTTTGCTTTGTAAGGAGAAGGAGACTCATCTGTTCTGTAATGAGAATGGGAAAGAAATAGAACGTGCTTGTGTGGCGAGGGGAGAGGTGGTTGACTGGATGATGAAAGTCAAGGCTCATTATGGATTTTCAGCTGTTACTGCTGTTTTGTCTATTAATTTCTTTGATAGATTTATGCTTTCCAGTGTTTGTTTTCAACAAGATAAGCCGTGGATGATCCACCTAGCTGCTGTGACATGTCTTTCTCTGGCTGCCAAAGTTGATGAAGTTCAGGTTCCTCTCCTCCTGGACCTCCAAGTAAGTCTTGtagattttttgaaatatttgattttcatgACTTGGTTTTGTCAAAATTGTGGTTTTTAAAGTTGGGTGTTTGTGTTTCTTGATGTTAAATAGGTGGAAGATTCAAAGTATGTTTTTGAGGCAAAAACAATACAGAGAATGGAGCTACTGGTGATGTCTACACTTGAATGGAGGATGAATCCAGTGACCCCACTCTCTTTTCTTGATCACATTACAAGAAGACTTGGTTTCAAAACTCATCTCCGGTGGGAGTTCTTCAGGAAATGTCAAGATCTCATCCTCTCTGTTGTTGCTGgtaaaatctctctctctctctctctctctctctctctctctctcgtgtaATCACAATTTACATACATTTTCTTGACATACACATATCAGATTGGAGATCTGCACGTTATTTACCATCTGCATTGGCCACATCAACAATGCTCCACATTATACATGAACTAGAGCCTTTGAATGCCATTGAATACCAAGATGAGGTTCTGAGTCTGCTCAAAACTACCAAGGTTTGCATTGactacatttttctttttccaCAACACATTTGTTCTGTAATTTAAGTGATGCGGGTACTTTATACGGGACCCTATTTATTATGCACAGGAACAAATAAATGAATGTTACGGAGTGATAGTGAACATATCAAACACTTGTTGGACCAAAAATTATCACAAACGCAAGTACAATGCAGCAAGTCCAAGTAGCCCAAGTGGGGTTATTGATGCATCATTCAGCTACTCTGATAGTTCAACTGATTCTTGGGATTCTGGATCATCATCAGTCTCTTCTTCACCTCATCATCAGCCATTCTTCAAGAAACTCAGGACTGGAGAAGATAATAAAATGCAAATGCCCATTTCTTAAGAGGGTGCTTATCTACTTAATGACTTTTAATCTCTAATGAATCCACCAGCTTTTGTCATCTGTGTGTTGTTTTATTAAACAATATATGGATGAAAAGATGAAAAAGCAGAGACAGAGAGGAAAAGAAAGGGTGGTAGGAAACAATGAAGAATATGTATAATGTTTCACCAAGATATGTAAACAGACTCACTCTTTGTCTCTCTTTGCTTCTCTAGTCTCTGTCAAGCAATCTGCTTTTATGatttatctttaattattctatcaaaataaatattctgTAAACTTCTTTATGGTTCAAGACCTTTATGATGCACTACAATATTTTCCTGATAAATTCACAGATTCACTGTACATTAGATTAAGCATGGCCTGGTGCATTGTGTTTAGCTTGCAGCTAGCATGCAGAGCGCAACTTTAGCTGGAAACCCGAAAGAGCGTGTCatgtatttgtgtgtgttttggcACGGGGTTTCGTGGACTTGTTTAACAGAACACACTAGGCTAACTATTGGTCTTTTGGTTTTTAATTGATGGCAGTGATCAGTCTTCAAGATAATCGCTTTAGTTGTGTTGGGAGAAGTGTAGTCGAAgatctatttttaatttttcaactaAGTGGTTATAGAATAGAATGGTTTGTCGTGTCGGTCAGTGGAGTGCTAGCTAGCTGGGACTGGGAGGATCCATATGTTTGCCCATGTGGTCAACAGGCCTGCTCCCGACCTTTGTTACGTGTACTTCCCTCTGTTTGTTTATATTAGATGCGAGACTTGACtcgtgaaaatatattttgataagttattttcaataaaaaattttaaataaaattttaatattatataaaaaggaAATATCGTAAAAGATACATATGAAACTAGATTCTATATGCATTTTAACATGTATGCCGAGCAATGTAATAAAACGATAAAAAATCGAAAGGGATAAAGAAGCATATAACTAAATAACGAGCCGGTATCGAATTTAATCTGAATTTGAGGATCAATATATCATTGCGAATGATTTGTACGTGTTGCAAATTATTTGGTTATCTGTATATTGACTGTAGCGTGGAGTTATATGTTACGTTGAGGGAATGAAACACGTAAAAGTACGTAGTACGCATGCATGCAAGCAACATTGTTGTCAACTATTGCCTTCTGGTCACGGCTTCACCTTGTGGGTGCAAATTGTGTATAGCTTCATTGCATTTAGTACAGTAGATTCATGGTTGTGTTGCACCTGGATTTACGAACACGACCGCATAACCGCATTACCTGGTTTCTTTGTTTTCAGATATGTTAACAACTATGTGTGCACTGATCTTTTATATGAGGAAAATAAGTTCCTAGTTAAATTGTTTTACAAATAGTTCTTCTACGATTTTCTTCTCCACAAAATGGAACATCGGGCCATGATATACTACCATAATTTGTGATATTGTTGCATGTACGGAAATTTCTAAAAGCAAGTCCGGtgtatgattatatttagttttgtaattaacatatattattttcttttcataaattatcatatataaatatatgtgaaaAACACTGTTTCAATAcataattttcattaaaaaataatgaataagttaataataaattacacattTAAAATTTCATCATAATTAACTACGAATACAGTATAAGCCCTTTCATTAAACTTAGAAATATAAGATTTGGAGGtactatttataattttcaaggaTACAAGTCCATTTTAATACCAAAAAGTGGTCACAAATGGTATACAACGCAAGTATCTCGTCATGCTTACAGATGGACCACTCACAAAAGCAATACTCCTATCATCCTCCAATCATTTAGTGTGCTATAAAAAAGGtgatcaaattaatttttaagaaaattgattagtgattaattaaaagtaattatttaatcaaaatgATTAATCAGGTTCAATTTTTAATCGATTAATGACTGATTAAATATCAACTCTGTgtagattttattatttaactaTTTTAGATCTGATTATAAATCATATCAGAGTCCGTCCAATTATTTTCACTGCCTGTGAGACTTGCGAATTGCGCAGCTCACCCCAATTATTGTATAGATTTCTATGACGCGTTCATGAGCTCATAATAATCCCTAATTCTTATGAATTTGATACAGTTTTATCGATCATCTAATCATAATTATGGATGAATTTTCTGTATTCATATAATTTCATCGATAAAAATcaccaaactcatcaaatttaatatttattgtgtGCATAGatacacattagaaagaccttTACTGCATTTATCTTCTCTCACAGTCTCAcgtcaaatattttatatttgtacgAGTCAAGGAGTATGTTCCGGACATAATCATAGATCTACACATTTTATATCTCGCTTTTTCTTTATTACAACTACAATCCAATTCAACGTCGCTCTCAACCTGCAGTATTTCAAATTCAAGCCATTTTTGGCAATAAATTAGGCGCATTATCTGTTTCGAGCATGGTTATAgaaattgaaaatcaaaactACTCGATTAACTTAGTGATTCAGGATTTATCAAAATCTTTTCtatgaattgaaattttttaatcaaatcataatataatcaataaattgataaaatattttcagaaaaaataattgaGGACTTTGAAACAAATTCTTTAATACGGATCAGGTTTCTGGTAACAATTCTTATCCGCTTGGAAAATATTCACCATATTTATGCTACTGTAATATTCCGCCTATTTGGAGTTGAAAACAATAGGTGTTATTCGAAAGCTAAGATGTATTTTAGCCATAAAGGGCGATCATGGAGTATACAGCTAGCTCTACCAAGGGGGTGGCTTGGGGAAGCACAAGAAACCACACTCACTAGAGTGAAAAGGCAAAAAGTTGAAGAAATTTAGAAATTTAGAGGAGACAAAATCTTTGATTTGGTGGGAGATGTCGTCTTTGGCCCTACCTTGTTTTTGTGATTCCCCCGTACTTGGTGCGCACTGTATAATCAGCCTTGGCATTTTCGCAAGAGTCTTGGATTAAATTTGATGATTCTAcaactttaaattatttttgatttcaaaaaCAGTACTCACTATTTAACACAAATCCACTTTCTTTGAAAGGTTTGTgtggtgtgtgcccatgggcatatGTTAAGCACGGAAACTCATAATTTTGGTGTGTTTTCATTGGTGTGATTGGTGTGAATGCGGGGGGTCATCATTATTAAAGgggtgtaagccaatcaaaacatggaaaaactatcaaattttatgtttattgtgtgcccatgtacacaccatagaaaaaccgttcttTGAAATAAGATAGATACGTTTGAATCAGAAATGTTAGGAAACAAATTCTGTGACAAAATGATTGGTGTTGGCGACCAAACCcagcagtgatccaaatttAGGACACATTACCCCAAATTCTCCTTCAGCAGTGATctaaaaagtgatccaaatttggatcaataaatagtactgatccaaatttggattacCACTGTTCactgttcactgatccaaatttggatcacctactttattataaaataattattatttctatatttttcgTTTAtcggatttaaaattaatttgaaattattaatactagtatttaattaataatagtttataattaataatttataaagttaTTGTTTTAGTAAAAACTTAGAATAATAGAAAAgcaaatttcattaaaattaaaaaaaagagtacattacatgcataaaatagaaagtacataaaatgcatacaataaaattacaataccGAGAAATGACTAAAAAACAGtacgataaatataaattttgatttagtcgaACATATTATTTCTGTTTGCTCTgagataatcaaaatattgtccGTAACTATTCATATCATTTTGAGATCCTTGAGTTTCATCTTCATTTCCttgattttgagatactttgatcgatgttaaaaaaataattaaattaattaattaaatatgatataggTAGTTActaatgaataaaaattaaatttaaaattatatagtttaatataaaatttatataatataatatacaaaaagtaatttggatcagaatttggattaCGCTGTtggagttggtcaaaaatttggatcagaa
This genomic window contains:
- the LOC108225757 gene encoding cyclin-D3-1; translated protein: MKMMVLDGYNESGSFCLDSLYCEEEEVGIESLVEEDGLVGAEDLERDLCWDVEELESLLCKEKETHLFCNENGKEIERACVARGEVVDWMMKVKAHYGFSAVTAVLSINFFDRFMLSSVCFQQDKPWMIHLAAVTCLSLAAKVDEVQVPLLLDLQVEDSKYVFEAKTIQRMELLVMSTLEWRMNPVTPLSFLDHITRRLGFKTHLRWEFFRKCQDLILSVVADWRSARYLPSALATSTMLHIIHELEPLNAIEYQDEVLSLLKTTKEQINECYGVIVNISNTCWTKNYHKRKYNAASPSSPSGVIDASFSYSDSSTDSWDSGSSSVSSSPHHQPFFKKLRTGEDNKMQMPIS